One region of Limnospira fusiformis SAG 85.79 genomic DNA includes:
- the csx19 gene encoding type III-D CRISPR-associated protein Csx19, whose translation MTNPKDTILYTYRSNQDVTLAEAIQSCSQFLEGAIALLYSPSSCQIAQLSETQFKASDGKLIAPNSLEDVFEARVFNQNCELRWLNCDDGQVNAVLLSESEVKIDAFSLIESKSCEPLKQQYLLWGEATHTVTTQGWQRLAEARIGKLDIPLDGKLKEKQRVYLCSLEYFAEIDDFGNFAVVDERLVKLEAK comes from the coding sequence ATGACCAATCCAAAAGACACGATATTATATACTTACAGAAGTAACCAGGATGTGACACTGGCTGAAGCAATTCAATCTTGCAGTCAATTTCTCGAAGGTGCGATCGCGCTTTTGTACTCACCGAGTAGCTGTCAGATTGCCCAACTCAGCGAGACTCAGTTTAAAGCCTCGGATGGTAAGTTGATCGCTCCCAACTCTTTAGAAGATGTTTTTGAGGCGCGAGTGTTTAATCAAAACTGCGAGTTGCGATGGTTAAACTGCGACGATGGCCAGGTAAATGCTGTCTTGTTATCAGAATCCGAAGTTAAGATTGACGCATTCTCGTTGATCGAATCGAAATCGTGTGAACCACTCAAACAACAATACTTACTCTGGGGAGAAGCAACTCATACTGTCACAACTCAAGGCTGGCAACGGCTGGCAGAAGCCCGGATTGGTAAATTGGATATTCCTTTAGATGGGAAGCTGAAGGAAAAGCAGCGAGTTTACCTTTGTTCTCTGGAGTATTTCGCTGAGATTGACGATTTTGGAAATTTTGCAGTTGTTGACGAACGTTTAGTTAAATTGGAGGCAAAATGA
- a CDS encoding TIGR03986 family type III CRISPR-associated RAMP protein produces the protein MMSLGNVKVKVKINKKGNSNRSFEFSYTNSKGQFVQKPFTSIPEEQISIALLQKVKTTMQTLTVKVLFEEEGDRILKMREEGQPWDRDTLPEASSEASEAPKNVNPKNFHNPYNFVPAPPRKTDDPELGDRKPVGHGCYHSDRWTGRISVKLKTITPLLIPDASEMTENNDHKTYPVRLGADGKPYLPPTSIKGMLRSAYEAVTNSRLSVFFKHDKRLAYRMSATEGTTAKPARVEKRGHDLYLRILEESSCIGGAAKLPRYDKYGESPDKGEKHQALKYNSTKGLPQHGDRVRVQLSKGKVTQIERWDDNIPGGDWKLGWVCVTGANIGGKQNERVFIQNGSDVSVKVNDNIVELWEDLIADYQKTHEKDLAERDKKGISPSAYVGNKPGQTAWSRHVYEKSEAKLQEGTLCYVELQKGYDPDYLHHTDIIALQPVTISRRLYDVKPEDLLPKSLHPAENKQELSPADRVFGWVKQNGQGSYKGHLRVHSVQCQTSKEKAIAHFGKSGVPLAILGQPKPAQTRFYCAEDKNGKAIEKRQNKEHGYESRDRGLRGRKVYPHHNHLPEGYWDNPVKYRTDDINGYYQEYRRPSGENERDSQNRSITGWVNPGTEFTFDIDVSNLSNVELGGLLWLLSLPNNSHHRLGGGKPLGFGSVRLDIDLENSDWRTGQGWREFYRSLTPITPTSLDPSACIRDYQNAVQQTYGSGKSFEQVSFIAAFLQSATGFNDGSPIHYPRTSAKVDPEGKNYEWFTDNEGGDLWSLPSLESGKSLPLKSRTNQKAAQGRGNAPTSAATERAKPSQPKSSQPKSNQPKRKR, from the coding sequence ATGATGAGTCTTGGCAACGTCAAAGTCAAAGTTAAAATCAATAAAAAAGGAAATTCAAATAGAAGTTTTGAGTTTTCTTATACAAACTCAAAAGGACAATTTGTGCAGAAACCTTTCACCAGCATTCCTGAAGAACAAATTTCCATAGCACTCCTTCAAAAAGTCAAAACAACGATGCAGACATTGACTGTCAAAGTCTTGTTTGAAGAAGAGGGCGATCGCATCTTAAAAATGCGTGAGGAAGGTCAACCTTGGGATCGGGATACTCTCCCAGAAGCATCGTCTGAAGCCTCAGAAGCTCCCAAGAATGTGAATCCGAAGAACTTCCACAATCCCTACAATTTTGTTCCGGCACCACCTCGCAAAACTGACGATCCAGAATTAGGCGATCGCAAACCAGTCGGACACGGATGCTATCATTCCGATCGCTGGACGGGACGCATTTCAGTCAAACTCAAAACGATCACACCACTGTTAATTCCCGATGCCTCGGAAATGACGGAAAACAACGATCATAAAACCTATCCGGTGCGATTGGGTGCAGATGGTAAACCTTACTTGCCACCCACTTCGATTAAAGGAATGCTGCGATCGGCTTATGAGGCTGTCACAAATTCTCGGCTTTCAGTCTTTTTTAAACATGATAAGCGGTTGGCTTATCGGATGTCCGCGACAGAAGGAACGACTGCAAAACCTGCTCGTGTCGAGAAACGTGGACATGATTTATACTTGCGAATTTTAGAAGAGTCTAGCTGTATCGGTGGTGCAGCGAAATTACCACGTTATGATAAATATGGAGAATCTCCTGATAAAGGAGAAAAGCATCAAGCCTTGAAGTATAATTCAACGAAAGGCTTACCTCAACATGGTGATCGCGTTCGCGTTCAACTCAGCAAAGGTAAAGTCACCCAAATTGAACGGTGGGATGACAATATTCCGGGTGGTGATTGGAAACTTGGCTGGGTTTGCGTGACGGGTGCGAATATTGGCGGAAAGCAGAATGAGCGAGTCTTTATTCAAAATGGCTCTGATGTCTCGGTAAAAGTCAACGACAACATTGTTGAACTTTGGGAAGATCTCATTGCTGACTACCAGAAAACTCACGAAAAAGACCTGGCAGAGCGTGACAAAAAAGGAATATCTCCCAGTGCTTATGTAGGAAATAAACCGGGACAAACGGCTTGGTCGCGTCATGTTTACGAGAAGAGCGAAGCGAAGTTACAAGAGGGGACTCTCTGTTATGTCGAACTTCAAAAAGGTTACGATCCTGATTATTTACACCATACTGATATTATTGCGCTTCAACCGGTGACAATTTCTCGACGGCTGTACGATGTTAAGCCGGAAGACCTGTTGCCGAAAAGTTTGCACCCCGCAGAAAACAAACAAGAACTTTCACCCGCCGATCGCGTGTTTGGCTGGGTCAAACAAAATGGCCAAGGCTCGTATAAAGGTCATCTTCGAGTTCATAGCGTTCAGTGTCAAACCTCGAAAGAGAAAGCGATCGCTCATTTTGGCAAGTCAGGAGTTCCACTGGCTATTCTCGGACAGCCTAAACCGGCACAAACGCGATTCTACTGTGCGGAGGATAAAAACGGTAAGGCGATCGAGAAAAGACAAAACAAAGAGCATGGTTACGAAAGTCGCGATCGCGGTTTGCGGGGTCGCAAGGTTTATCCCCATCACAATCACTTACCAGAAGGCTACTGGGACAATCCTGTTAAATATCGAACAGATGATATTAACGGCTACTATCAAGAATACCGTCGTCCCAGTGGAGAGAATGAACGAGATTCCCAGAACCGTTCAATCACAGGTTGGGTTAATCCCGGAACTGAGTTTACGTTTGATATCGATGTTAGCAATTTATCGAATGTGGAACTGGGTGGCTTATTGTGGCTCCTCAGCTTACCCAACAACTCTCATCATCGACTGGGAGGCGGTAAGCCATTAGGGTTTGGAAGTGTACGGCTCGATATCGATCTAGAAAATAGCGATTGGCGAACAGGTCAGGGTTGGCGAGAGTTTTATCGATCGCTCACTCCTATCACTCCGACATCTCTAGATCCATCTGCTTGTATTCGTGACTATCAAAATGCAGTACAGCAAACATACGGTAGCGGTAAATCTTTTGAACAGGTATCTTTCATTGCTGCCTTTTTGCAAAGTGCTACAGGTTTTAATGATGGTTCTCCCATTCACTATCCCCGCACGAGTGCAAAAGTCGATCCGGAAGGGAAAAACTATGAATGGTTCACAGATAATGAAGGTGGAGATCTTTGGAGTTTGCCGAGTTTAGAGAGCGGCAAGAGCTTACCTCTGAAATCTCGCACAAATCAAAAAGCGGCACAAGGTCGGGGAAATGCCCCCACATCTGCTGCAACTGAACGAGCAAAACCTTCACAACCTAAATCCTCCCAACCAAAAAGTAATCAACCGAAAAGAAAACGTTAA
- a CDS encoding RAMP superfamily CRISPR-associated protein, with protein sequence MAREIKTRWKISGTLIAKTPIHVGGVGGDADTDLALAVNGRGNYYIPGTSLAGAFRGWMDSLLGDENKGQIKDIWGDHESDQHGASFIIIDDAEITGNKTIEIREGVGINRQTGTAADRFKYSRAILPKGVKVPLNITFDSQNGEPPAELWQLLQAIERGDIRIGAAKTRGLGRVQLHNPKIEKQSLNNAEGLFNTLINGGEVQNWQDIKAQHEYQSPCNLSVEIAWKPRDPVMVKAEGDGIAIDMLPLVSQVDSGVRFVIPGSSIKGVLRAHAERIVRTVRQIDISDVQFDKQLQVSLVDVLFGSAEKNLGKSNNGKSKSNGQIGMLSIDDCYATIPMSEAAWSNVENATEMSQNLKNKLQKVVGGNGNPYEKLQPAMHVAVDRWTGGAADGMLYSVLEPIGVEWEAIGLQVDLARLNKYHEDLLQPAIALLLFVLRDFANRKIPIGYGTNRGMGTVAVTDMKFNANGDINNLPGLKGEISVAFNLSNLDQKLLEKLTQSWQNWIDKQTQKEVV encoded by the coding sequence ATGGCACGAGAAATTAAAACACGCTGGAAAATTAGTGGCACATTAATAGCAAAAACCCCCATCCATGTGGGTGGTGTAGGGGGTGATGCGGATACTGATTTAGCCTTAGCGGTTAACGGTCGCGGCAACTATTACATTCCGGGGACGAGTTTGGCGGGAGCCTTTCGGGGATGGATGGATAGCTTACTCGGCGACGAGAATAAAGGACAAATCAAAGACATTTGGGGCGACCATGAAAGCGACCAACACGGCGCGAGTTTCATAATCATTGATGATGCCGAAATTACCGGGAACAAGACCATCGAAATCCGCGAAGGGGTGGGAATAAATCGCCAAACCGGAACGGCAGCCGATCGCTTTAAATACAGTCGTGCGATTTTGCCCAAAGGGGTCAAAGTTCCGCTCAATATTACATTCGATTCTCAGAATGGTGAACCTCCTGCCGAACTCTGGCAACTATTGCAAGCGATCGAACGGGGCGATATCCGCATCGGTGCAGCAAAAACCCGGGGACTCGGACGAGTTCAACTGCACAACCCGAAGATTGAAAAACAATCTCTCAACAATGCAGAGGGTTTATTTAATACCTTGATTAATGGGGGAGAAGTTCAAAATTGGCAAGACATAAAAGCTCAACATGAATATCAATCTCCCTGTAACTTGAGCGTTGAAATTGCCTGGAAACCTCGCGATCCGGTGATGGTGAAAGCGGAGGGGGATGGAATTGCGATCGATATGCTGCCCCTGGTGAGTCAGGTGGATTCCGGCGTGCGATTCGTGATTCCCGGCAGTTCCATTAAGGGCGTGCTTCGCGCTCACGCCGAACGCATTGTCCGCACAGTTCGTCAAATTGACATTTCCGATGTGCAGTTTGACAAACAGTTACAAGTTTCACTGGTCGATGTTTTGTTCGGCTCGGCTGAAAAGAATTTGGGTAAATCAAACAACGGAAAGTCGAAATCTAACGGACAGATCGGGATGCTTTCGATTGACGATTGTTATGCCACAATTCCCATGTCTGAGGCTGCTTGGTCAAATGTTGAAAATGCGACCGAGATGAGCCAGAATTTAAAGAACAAATTGCAAAAGGTAGTTGGAGGTAATGGCAATCCTTACGAAAAGCTCCAACCGGCGATGCACGTTGCGGTCGATCGCTGGACGGGAGGCGCAGCGGACGGGATGCTTTACAGTGTTTTGGAACCCATTGGCGTGGAGTGGGAGGCGATCGGTTTGCAGGTGGATTTGGCGCGATTAAATAAGTATCACGAAGATTTGCTTCAACCGGCGATCGCACTGTTGCTTTTTGTGTTGCGAGACTTCGCCAACCGCAAGATTCCCATCGGTTACGGCACGAATCGCGGTATGGGAACTGTGGCGGTGACGGACATGAAATTCAACGCCAATGGTGACATCAATAATTTACCAGGTTTAAAAGGGGAAATTTCCGTGGCATTCAATTTGTCAAATCTGGATCAAAAATTGTTGGAAAAATTGACCCAATCATGGCAGAATTGGATTGATAAACAAACTCAGAAGGAGGTAGTATGA
- a CDS encoding RAMP superfamily CRISPR-associated protein, which produces MSNTTLTVPNNFTLTITMKSDWHVGSGSGRGEIDSIVQRDADGLPYIPAKSLTGILRDGCEQVAQALDGGSSGKWNNWVNFLFGDQPALAKGAIETEPRPASLSIQSAHLDTKLRDALSEKPKLQQAIAFIKPGVSIDGETGSAKPDFLRFEEVVRMDAVLSADFELNFSETTSIKDPAELQTVQQVCYALLIAGAKMVDRLGGKRRRGVGTCEIKVDDKEQNWLKWLETNHAGIKERPDCKPDKLPSYTQTPNLVPNGIWYKVPLKIETRSPLVLPSRTVGNVVECLDYIPGRYLLRHLHKKLGDKLNVSQAIAQNHLVITNATIEINGVAGRPTPFCLFGEKLDGGLGKGKNVYNRFQEPEPNDTQFKGERGGYIGQFNNSELPEYQKIDFELYTHNTIMDEVQRPTREVGGIYSYEAIPAGLTFRAELRIPASVEKHLAEKDNNWFQKLAGNTRIGQSKKDQYGAIAIEVESPTPIQATTGSQQNLLYVWFVSDVLMRGDRLNPTVDPDDFKKALERELNVKLKEREIDDLLSMMLRQRRTESWQVRWGLPRPSMVGWQAGSCIVYHVTEGSIAPEKIAELEAKGIGDRRSEGYGQILFNDPLLLTQKLSGFTRNNQLSQNTKSKSVILSKSSNSGNNVKVSNSVFDYARLIETAAWREAIQNQAVAVAANPQKRKEVLGIGISGGESQPPMSQLGGLRSVMGKLTEQNKSNSVTGWIEAIKKVENRKEKWTGTSLNDIKELVTDFDKIWQILEVDKLSKDLTITDNGKTKLKADLWAEAVRTLVDAMIRGHKRDLEKEQKEQSEEVA; this is translated from the coding sequence ATGAGTAACACGACCCTAACCGTACCTAACAACTTCACTTTAACCATCACGATGAAAAGTGATTGGCACGTTGGCTCCGGCTCCGGCCGAGGTGAAATTGATAGCATCGTGCAACGGGATGCCGATGGTTTACCCTACATTCCCGCGAAAAGTTTGACGGGAATTTTACGCGATGGCTGCGAACAAGTCGCCCAAGCGTTAGATGGAGGCTCGTCTGGAAAATGGAATAACTGGGTTAACTTTCTATTTGGCGATCAACCGGCTCTGGCGAAAGGTGCGATCGAAACCGAACCCCGTCCCGCCTCTCTCTCAATTCAATCGGCACATCTTGATACAAAATTACGAGATGCTTTGTCGGAAAAACCCAAACTGCAACAGGCGATCGCATTTATTAAACCCGGCGTTTCTATTGATGGCGAAACGGGTTCGGCGAAACCGGACTTTCTCCGCTTTGAAGAAGTGGTTCGCATGGATGCCGTGTTGAGTGCAGATTTTGAACTCAATTTTTCTGAAACGACATCCATCAAAGATCCAGCAGAACTGCAAACGGTTCAACAAGTTTGCTATGCTCTGCTTATAGCGGGGGCGAAAATGGTCGATCGCTTGGGAGGAAAGCGTCGCCGAGGGGTCGGAACCTGTGAAATTAAAGTTGATGATAAAGAGCAAAATTGGCTGAAATGGCTGGAGACAAATCATGCCGGTATAAAGGAGCGTCCGGATTGTAAACCTGACAAATTGCCGAGTTATACACAAACACCCAACTTAGTGCCAAATGGGATTTGGTATAAAGTTCCGCTCAAAATCGAAACGCGATCGCCCCTAGTTTTACCCTCTCGAACGGTTGGAAACGTGGTCGAATGTCTCGATTATATTCCCGGTCGCTATCTGTTACGCCACCTGCACAAAAAACTCGGGGATAAACTCAATGTCAGTCAGGCGATCGCTCAAAATCATCTCGTTATTACCAATGCCACCATTGAAATTAATGGCGTGGCGGGCCGTCCGACACCATTTTGCCTGTTTGGAGAAAAGCTCGATGGTGGCTTGGGTAAAGGCAAAAATGTCTACAACCGTTTTCAAGAACCCGAACCCAATGACACTCAATTCAAAGGAGAACGAGGCGGTTATATCGGTCAATTTAACAATTCCGAATTGCCGGAATATCAAAAAATTGATTTCGAGTTGTACACCCACAATACTATTATGGATGAAGTTCAACGTCCGACTCGCGAGGTGGGTGGTATTTACAGTTACGAAGCGATTCCCGCCGGACTCACATTTCGAGCCGAGTTGAGGATTCCCGCTAGTGTCGAAAAACATCTCGCTGAAAAAGATAATAACTGGTTCCAGAAATTAGCCGGAAACACTCGGATTGGACAATCCAAAAAAGACCAATACGGCGCGATCGCTATTGAAGTAGAGTCTCCAACACCCATTCAAGCAACTACAGGAAGTCAGCAGAATCTTCTTTATGTGTGGTTTGTTTCTGATGTTTTGATGCGGGGCGATCGCCTCAATCCGACCGTCGATCCTGATGATTTCAAAAAAGCGTTGGAACGGGAGTTGAATGTCAAACTCAAAGAACGTGAAATTGACGATTTATTATCGATGATGCTGCGTCAGCGCCGGACGGAATCCTGGCAGGTTCGCTGGGGTTTGCCTCGTCCGTCGATGGTGGGTTGGCAAGCTGGAAGTTGTATCGTTTATCATGTAACAGAAGGCTCGATCGCTCCCGAAAAAATCGCCGAATTAGAAGCGAAAGGAATAGGCGATCGCCGATCAGAAGGGTACGGACAAATTCTGTTTAACGACCCTCTATTATTGACTCAAAAACTATCAGGTTTTACGCGCAATAATCAATTATCCCAAAATACCAAATCCAAGTCAGTCATTTTGTCTAAATCCTCCAATTCTGGTAACAACGTGAAAGTCTCAAATTCAGTTTTTGACTATGCTCGATTGATTGAAACAGCGGCATGGCGAGAAGCGATTCAAAATCAGGCTGTTGCCGTTGCTGCCAATCCTCAAAAACGAAAAGAAGTTCTCGGAATTGGCATTTCTGGCGGAGAAAGTCAGCCCCCGATGAGTCAACTGGGAGGATTGCGATCCGTGATGGGGAAATTGACCGAGCAAAACAAGTCAAATTCCGTTACTGGGTGGATTGAGGCAATTAAAAAAGTTGAAAATCGGAAAGAAAAATGGACGGGTACGAGTCTTAATGATATCAAAGAACTTGTGACAGACTTCGATAAAATTTGGCAAATATTGGAGGTTGATAAATTATCGAAAGACTTAACTATCACTGACAATGGCAAAACCAAACTGAAAGCCGATTTATGGGCTGAAGCCGTTCGGACTTTGGTTGATGCCATGATTCGCGGCCACAAACGTGACCTAGAAAAAGAACAAAAAGAACAATCTGAGGAGGTGGCATAA
- the cas2 gene encoding CRISPR-associated endonuclease Cas2 — translation MANFWLVCYDVRDDKRRQLLAKLLEQRCQRVQYSVFECPLEEKILEDLLNKRWLKVLNLEKDSLRAYPLNPSTKAQVKVYGGPLPYEPPDFLIL, via the coding sequence ATGGCGAATTTTTGGTTGGTTTGCTACGACGTGAGGGACGACAAGCGTCGCCAACTTTTGGCGAAGTTGTTGGAACAGCGGTGTCAGCGGGTTCAGTATTCGGTGTTTGAGTGTCCCCTGGAGGAAAAAATTCTGGAGGACTTATTGAATAAGCGGTGGCTAAAGGTTTTGAATTTAGAAAAGGATAGTCTGCGGGCTTATCCCCTCAATCCCTCCACCAAAGCTCAGGTTAAGGTCTACGGGGGACCGCTTCCCTACGAACCACCAGACTTTCTCATTTTGTAA
- a CDS encoding putative CRISPR-associated protein, producing MRRFVLSTVGTSLLTNQIARSNNAEKNWYNLLRDSANVKREDLNPEIIQIIETLSDRATAILQSSQVPGIRRSSAEINGIYGIYDGNLSDARMDSHWLISTDTAQGIQTAEVVKSFLESQGIFAQIYTPKKLSTASTEEFGEGIDDILEWLENTIPGHKEAQDRICFNLVGGFKSLQAYLNTIGMFYADEIVYIFESPQSELIKIPRLPLQFDTSGIDPMQFALMSAGAWIKLSEINDPREALLYQVEDEVTLSNWGRLIWNQSKSELLSQDLLSFPKLIYQDSFGSDYQTIRNSKEKVKLQETLAKVSYLLGKHQGNTAPLKQDGGVLYEVYTNKGGIAHFRVTQGIRISCTSSDGQLTLRRYGKETDVNNNP from the coding sequence ATGCGTCGTTTTGTTTTGTCAACCGTTGGAACCAGTCTGTTAACTAATCAAATTGCTCGGAGTAATAATGCCGAAAAAAATTGGTACAACTTATTGCGTGATTCTGCGAATGTAAAACGAGAAGATTTGAATCCTGAAATTATACAAATTATTGAGACACTCAGCGATCGCGCGACGGCAATTTTGCAAAGCAGTCAAGTTCCAGGTATCCGAAGATCCAGTGCCGAAATCAATGGAATTTATGGCATTTATGATGGCAACTTGTCCGATGCACGAATGGATTCACATTGGCTGATTTCTACGGATACTGCCCAGGGAATTCAAACCGCTGAAGTTGTCAAAAGTTTTTTAGAGAGTCAAGGAATTTTTGCCCAAATTTATACGCCCAAGAAACTTTCGACTGCCAGCACAGAAGAATTTGGCGAAGGCATTGACGATATTCTTGAATGGCTCGAAAATACGATTCCCGGTCACAAGGAAGCTCAAGATCGGATTTGTTTTAATCTGGTGGGAGGATTTAAGAGCTTACAAGCATACTTGAACACCATTGGAATGTTTTACGCTGATGAAATTGTCTATATTTTTGAAAGTCCCCAATCAGAGCTGATCAAAATTCCTCGCCTTCCACTTCAGTTTGATACGTCAGGAATTGACCCAATGCAGTTTGCGTTAATGTCAGCCGGGGCTTGGATAAAATTGTCTGAAATTAATGATCCTCGGGAAGCATTACTTTATCAGGTTGAAGATGAAGTCACATTGTCTAATTGGGGGCGTTTGATTTGGAATCAGTCTAAATCAGAATTGCTTTCACAGGATTTACTCTCATTCCCAAAATTGATTTACCAAGATTCTTTCGGCAGCGATTATCAAACTATTCGCAATTCTAAAGAGAAAGTCAAGCTGCAAGAAACCTTGGCTAAGGTTTCTTATTTATTGGGTAAGCATCAAGGTAACACTGCTCCGTTGAAACAAGATGGAGGAGTTTTATATGAAGTTTACACAAACAAGGGAGGAATTGCTCACTTTCGGGTAACACAAGGTATTCGCATAAGCTGTACATCGTCAGATGGTCAGTTAACTTTGCGTCGCTATGGAAAAGAGACAGATGTCAATAATAATCCATAA
- a CDS encoding putative CRISPR-associated protein — MRNTLICTVGTSLLNNLKRSDDAAIQGAFNAQNWKQLSLLLLERRNTDRLCGAEINSIASICDKGFLADRNRLIFLVSDTDDGRAMGNLLKLYFDYTRNPLNFQQVEYRVLSGLRDDSVQDFRQKGLKNLVKQISTEVRTFSPEAIAINATGGYKAQISFAGMIGQALGIPVYYLFEKFSEVIELPPQPVALDLAFWLNNYLLFEYLETEQTAEVSLVESDIDDPYLSSLIDREDDLISLSAMGVLFNERSRLQFAKQETAILALIPQDDTKPEAKNISFRDDHGKDVLMAFSQKVCRSPYVKKIVNSLPFNSQQKTPIRRTYPNGIVEFVLTWTDKGYGICIQTTGRNLAETNTIAIHLQQEFSQ; from the coding sequence ATGAGAAATACACTCATTTGCACCGTGGGAACTAGCCTGCTGAATAACCTAAAACGCTCTGATGATGCGGCTATTCAAGGGGCTTTTAATGCCCAAAACTGGAAACAGTTATCCCTTCTGCTGCTGGAACGTAGGAATACCGATCGCCTTTGTGGGGCGGAAATTAACTCGATCGCCAGTATTTGTGATAAGGGCTTTTTGGCAGACCGCAACCGTCTGATATTTTTGGTATCAGATACTGATGATGGCAGAGCCATGGGAAATCTGCTGAAACTCTATTTTGATTATACCAGAAATCCCCTCAATTTTCAACAGGTTGAATATCGAGTTTTGAGCGGACTGCGTGATGATAGCGTCCAGGATTTTCGACAAAAAGGCTTGAAAAATTTGGTTAAGCAAATTAGCACCGAGGTTCGCACGTTTTCCCCGGAAGCGATCGCCATTAATGCTACCGGTGGATATAAAGCCCAAATTTCCTTCGCCGGAATGATTGGACAAGCCCTAGGAATTCCGGTCTATTACCTATTCGAGAAATTTTCCGAAGTCATCGAACTTCCCCCCCAACCAGTCGCCCTAGATTTAGCTTTTTGGCTGAACAACTATTTACTGTTTGAATATCTGGAAACTGAACAAACCGCTGAAGTCTCCCTAGTAGAATCTGACATCGACGACCCCTATTTATCATCTTTGATAGACCGGGAAGATGATTTGATTAGTTTGTCGGCTATGGGGGTGCTATTTAATGAGCGATCGCGCCTACAATTCGCGAAACAGGAAACGGCAATTTTAGCGCTAATTCCCCAAGATGACACTAAACCGGAGGCGAAAAATATCAGTTTTCGAGATGACCATGGCAAAGATGTATTGATGGCTTTTTCTCAAAAAGTTTGCCGTTCACCCTATGTCAAAAAGATTGTCAATTCTCTGCCTTTTAACTCTCAGCAAAAAACACCGATTCGCCGCACCTACCCCAATGGGATTGTGGAGTTTGTGCTAACTTGGACAGATAAGGGTTATGGTATTTGCATCCAGACCACGGGACGAAATCTCGCGGAAACCAATACCATTGCTATTCATCTCCAACAGGAATTTAGCCAGTAA
- the cas1 gene encoding CRISPR-associated endonuclease Cas1 — protein MITKRTVIIEQSKGSTTCRLAEIDLVVILPGVQLTDRAIAQLLDRGIETIFLRQDGRFRGRLQGHFHTNPTVRLAQYRALDTTFGMALAQKLILGKVRNQRYLLQRRNRETHGKITQLTEAIDTIASYLPRLKQTETPLARDELMGVEGLCARIYFQALTHWFPPEWKFTGRNRRPPKDPVNALLSWGYGVLLARVFAATVQAGFDPYLGFFHAIAPFRPNLVLDLMEEFRPVVVDRVAIAIVNSRLIDPNDFEPAPGEEEGIWLGQTAKKLYLGHLERQLQDSILYPPQHRKLKLSQILLEQARSLGRCLVETRLDYEAFIFR, from the coding sequence ATGATTACCAAAAGAACTGTCATAATTGAGCAATCCAAAGGTTCCACAACTTGCCGCCTAGCGGAAATTGATTTAGTGGTGATACTTCCCGGCGTTCAGTTAACCGATAGGGCGATCGCCCAACTTCTTGATCGTGGTATCGAAACCATTTTCCTACGCCAAGACGGACGGTTTCGCGGCCGTCTCCAGGGACACTTTCACACCAACCCGACGGTAAGACTCGCCCAATATCGCGCCCTGGACACCACCTTCGGCATGGCTCTGGCCCAAAAGCTAATTTTGGGGAAAGTCCGTAACCAGCGATACCTTCTCCAGCGACGCAACCGAGAAACTCACGGTAAAATCACCCAATTAACTGAAGCGATCGACACGATCGCCTCCTACCTTCCCCGCTTGAAACAGACAGAAACTCCCCTCGCGCGCGATGAATTGATGGGAGTTGAGGGGCTCTGTGCCCGCATTTATTTCCAAGCCCTAACCCACTGGTTTCCCCCGGAGTGGAAGTTCACCGGACGCAACCGCCGCCCACCTAAAGATCCCGTTAATGCCCTATTGAGTTGGGGTTATGGGGTTTTGTTGGCGCGGGTATTTGCGGCGACTGTTCAGGCGGGGTTCGACCCTTATTTGGGGTTTTTTCATGCGATCGCCCCATTTCGGCCCAATTTGGTACTAGATCTGATGGAGGAATTTCGCCCGGTGGTGGTCGATCGAGTGGCGATCGCTATAGTTAACAGTCGGTTGATTGATCCTAACGATTTTGAACCCGCACCGGGGGAGGAGGAGGGGATCTGGTTGGGACAAACGGCGAAAAAGCTGTACTTGGGACACTTGGAACGCCAACTCCAGGATTCTATTTTATATCCCCCCCAACATCGGAAGCTGAAACTAAGTCAGATCCTTTTAGAGCAGGCGCGATCGCTGGGTCGTTGTCTGGTAGAAACTCGCCTGGACTATGAGGCTTTTATTTTTCGGTGA